One stretch of Brevibacillus laterosporus DNA includes these proteins:
- a CDS encoding carbon-nitrogen hydrolase family protein has protein sequence MKKYPKYRAAAVQAAPIYLNLDATVEKSCKLIDEAASNGAKLVAFPEAFLPGYPWFAFIGHPEYTRKFYHELYKNAVEIPSLAIQKISEAAKRNKTYVCISCSEKDGGSLYLAQLWFNPNGDLIGKHRKMRASVAERLIWGDGSGSLMPVFETEIGNLGGLMCWEHQVPLDLLAMNSQNEQVHVASWPGYFDDEISSRYYAISTQTFVLMTSSIYSEEMKDMICLTQEQKEYFNTFKSGHTCIYGPDGEPISEMIPAETEGIAYADIDIEKIIDFKYYIDPAGHYSNQSLSMNFNQNPTPVVRKFGDNKNEVITYEKINLLVGSEQSTLV, from the coding sequence ATGAAGAAATATCCTAAATACCGTGCAGCAGCTGTTCAAGCAGCACCAATATATTTAAATTTAGATGCAACGGTTGAGAAATCTTGTAAATTAATTGATGAAGCTGCATCTAATGGTGCAAAGTTAGTTGCATTTCCAGAAGCATTTCTTCCAGGTTATCCTTGGTTTGCATTTATTGGGCATCCAGAATATACAAGAAAATTCTATCATGAACTATATAAAAATGCAGTCGAAATTCCAAGCCTAGCGATTCAAAAAATAAGTGAAGCAGCCAAAAGAAATAAAACTTATGTTTGTATTTCTTGTAGTGAAAAGGACGGGGGTTCTTTATACCTAGCGCAATTATGGTTTAATCCGAATGGAGATTTAATTGGAAAACATAGAAAGATGAGAGCGTCTGTTGCTGAAAGACTTATCTGGGGTGATGGAAGTGGAAGCTTAATGCCTGTATTTGAAACAGAAATCGGTAATTTGGGTGGACTTATGTGTTGGGAACATCAAGTACCATTAGATCTTCTTGCGATGAATTCACAAAATGAACAAGTTCACGTAGCTTCTTGGCCAGGATATTTTGATGATGAAATTTCAAGTAGATATTATGCAATTTCTACTCAAACTTTTGTATTAATGACTTCATCCATTTATTCAGAAGAGATGAAAGATATGATTTGTTTAACACAAGAACAAAAAGAGTATTTCAATACATTTAAGAGTGGGCATACTTGTATTTATGGACCAGATGGAGAACCAATTAGTGAAATGATTCCAGCAGAGACAGAAGGAATTGCCTATGCGGATATTGATATAGAAAAAATAATTGATTTTAAATACTATATTGATCCGGCTGGCCACTATTCTAACCAAAGCTTAAGTATGAATTTTAATCAAAATCCTACACCTGTGGTTAGAAAATTTGGAGACAACAAAAATGAGGTTATCACATATGAAAAAATTAATCTATTAGTAGGTAGTGAGCAGTCGACTCTGGTCTGA
- a CDS encoding methyl-accepting chemotaxis protein, which yields MNHRSLSFRAIAFISIIILLFTSVSIVLSYDRQKQMFIQVIAAISKSVDTQLETLSSEIDAVKRLIVDESNSNSGYTNVFISLSNKLDNSLQAEYVTDGYLFAPDLIQNDQKSQLKVILASEKLVEAGVKPNSIIELNPSQLVAYQSALDKGESISKSFINEDKEVLTVFTTIKNRSDQVSAVLAINFDYDLMQKDLLQSLQFPVLISLFFGVILLGGSIFAIRHTMKRIKALSDLSLQTAQGDLTVRVPITSKDEIGVLAENFNTMLCSIEEVVKGIHRTTASMVDSSENLFVHAEQTTQATTQISADIQQVAAGSETQMQGALESVRSMEEMATGIQRIAESASQVAEAAGEAAKEAEQGNTVIQNTVGQMRELSQTVNEAVMVINILNEVSAEIGHITGAITTISNQTNLLALNAAIEAARAGENGKGFAVVANEVRKLAEQSKESSDQIRLLVQGIQEGTQQAMDSMSKGEREVVETVEAVEQAGQAFGRIVSSIQNITGQIEEVSASSEQMSASTEEVTANIEQLSQIAQGATQYTQNVATSSQQQLVAIEEVAASANEVNRTAKDLQTAVEHFKVRKGEEKYRSPTW from the coding sequence TTGAATCACAGAAGCCTTTCGTTTCGTGCGATAGCTTTTATCTCCATTATCATTCTTTTATTTACCTCGGTTTCCATTGTATTATCGTACGATCGTCAGAAACAGATGTTTATTCAAGTAATAGCAGCGATTTCAAAATCGGTGGATACCCAACTTGAAACGTTATCTTCGGAAATTGACGCTGTTAAACGGCTAATTGTCGATGAGTCAAACAGCAATTCGGGCTACACCAACGTCTTTATAAGTTTATCCAACAAATTGGATAATTCTTTACAAGCGGAATATGTAACAGATGGATACCTTTTTGCTCCAGATCTTATTCAAAACGACCAAAAGAGCCAGCTTAAAGTCATTTTAGCTAGTGAAAAGCTTGTAGAGGCTGGGGTAAAGCCTAACTCTATTATAGAGCTTAACCCATCGCAGCTTGTTGCCTATCAAAGTGCGTTGGATAAGGGGGAAAGCATTTCAAAATCTTTTATTAATGAGGATAAAGAGGTTTTGACGGTATTTACAACAATTAAGAATCGTTCTGATCAAGTGTCAGCTGTTTTAGCTATAAACTTTGATTATGATCTTATGCAAAAAGATCTCCTGCAAAGCTTGCAATTTCCCGTGTTAATAAGTTTATTCTTTGGAGTTATTTTACTTGGCGGTAGTATCTTTGCGATTCGTCATACCATGAAACGGATCAAAGCGCTATCTGACCTATCTTTACAGACAGCACAAGGAGACCTTACTGTGCGTGTGCCAATAACATCTAAGGATGAGATAGGCGTATTAGCAGAGAACTTTAATACAATGCTATGCAGTATTGAAGAGGTAGTAAAGGGTATTCATCGTACGACGGCAAGCATGGTCGATTCTTCGGAAAATCTCTTTGTTCATGCTGAACAGACAACACAAGCCACGACGCAAATTTCCGCAGACATTCAACAGGTAGCAGCAGGTTCGGAAACGCAGATGCAAGGTGCTCTGGAAAGTGTACGTTCAATGGAAGAAATGGCAACGGGAATCCAGCGTATTGCGGAATCTGCTTCCCAGGTAGCCGAAGCGGCTGGCGAAGCGGCAAAAGAAGCTGAGCAGGGTAACACAGTCATTCAAAATACGGTAGGCCAAATGAGAGAGTTAAGTCAAACGGTAAATGAAGCCGTTATGGTTATTAATATTTTAAATGAAGTGTCAGCTGAAATTGGACATATCACTGGGGCTATCACTACAATTTCTAATCAAACCAATCTGCTTGCGTTAAATGCTGCGATTGAAGCGGCACGTGCAGGTGAAAATGGAAAAGGTTTTGCTGTCGTAGCCAATGAAGTGCGTAAACTAGCTGAACAATCCAAGGAATCATCGGATCAAATCAGATTGTTGGTACAAGGCATACAGGAAGGTACGCAACAAGCCATGGATTCCATGAGTAAAGGAGAAAGAGAAGTAGTAGAAACGGTGGAAGCAGTCGAACAAGCTGGACAAGCTTTTGGAAGAATCGTTTCCTCTATTCAAAACATTACGGGACAAATTGAGGAAGTATCCGCCTCCTCCGAACAGATGTCAGCTAGTACGGAAGAAGTCACTGCGAATATTGAGCAATTATCTCAAATTGCCCAGGGGGCTACGCAATATACGCAAAATGTGGCAACTTCTTCTCAGCAACAATTAGTTGCCATCGAAGAAGTTGCGGCTTCTGCAAATGAAGTGAATCGAACTGCAAAAGATTTACAAACAGCGGTCGAACATTTTAAAGTGAGAAAAGGGGAAGAAAAATATAGAAGCCCCACTTGGTAA
- a CDS encoding accessory regulator AgrB has product MVEKISKRLAILINQANPQTSSVPVLSYSISVMLNFLSILIFSTLIGYLFDKLADTIIALFSFILLRAFSGGYHLKSLDGCVVVTVGIMVSIPHILMIPLITLILNIISVVLVLLLAPNNVFDEVRVSREKYPLLKIISFIIVCTNFIFTSPILTLSFFISL; this is encoded by the coding sequence ATGGTTGAAAAGATTTCAAAGAGACTCGCTATATTAATTAATCAGGCAAACCCTCAAACAAGTAGCGTTCCGGTATTGAGCTATTCAATATCGGTTATGCTCAATTTTTTGTCGATATTGATATTTTCAACCTTAATTGGTTATTTATTTGATAAATTAGCCGATACAATTATAGCGTTGTTTTCTTTTATATTGTTGAGAGCATTTTCGGGTGGGTATCATCTAAAGTCGTTAGACGGGTGTGTAGTAGTCACAGTAGGTATTATGGTGTCTATACCGCATATCCTTATGATTCCGTTAATAACTCTGATCTTAAATATAATTTCAGTGGTCTTAGTTCTGTTGCTAGCTCCAAACAATGTCTTTGATGAAGTGAGAGTATCAAGAGAAAAATACCCCTTACTGAAGATAATTTCATTTATTATCGTTTGTACAAATTTTATTTTTACATCTCCAATACTTACATTATCCTTCTTCATTTCTCTTTAA
- a CDS encoding sodium-dependent transporter: MSQQSEQWTSRIGFILAAAGSAIGLGAIWKFPYVAGTSGGGVFFLLFLFFTLLIGLPLLLCEFVIGRSTGKEAVSAYRELAPETKWYFLGIMGVITCFLLFSFYSVVGGWILLYLGMAITGKLSQPNMNYEQLFGQVISEPYLALTAQFIFIVLTIIIISRGVQNGIEKANKYMFPALFVLFIVLMGRALTLPGAWEGIVFFLKPDVSKIESTTILAAMGQSFFALSLGASAMATYTSYLDKSVSLTRSAVSIVSLNLLISLLAGLAIFPAVFALGFTPTQGPGLLFHVLPAVFSHIPLGGLFLACFLALFFFATITSAFSLLEITVASLTRKDPSKRRRYSWIAGMGVFVLGVPSCLSFGIWSDKLIYGKSIFDVADYLVSNLLLPLGALLIALFVSTKMKRELLQDEFVRGSKLATRFFGIWFILVRYVLPFMIILVFLHTLGVIRFS, from the coding sequence ATGAGTCAACAGTCAGAACAATGGACATCACGAATTGGATTTATTTTAGCAGCGGCGGGTTCAGCTATTGGATTAGGAGCAATCTGGAAATTTCCGTATGTAGCAGGGACAAGTGGAGGAGGAGTCTTCTTTTTACTGTTTCTGTTCTTTACCCTGTTGATTGGCTTGCCACTGTTACTTTGTGAGTTCGTCATTGGCCGTAGTACAGGAAAGGAAGCGGTGTCTGCCTACCGTGAATTAGCACCAGAAACGAAATGGTACTTCCTAGGTATTATGGGTGTTATCACATGTTTTTTATTATTTTCATTTTATAGTGTAGTTGGGGGCTGGATTTTACTTTATTTAGGTATGGCGATCACAGGCAAGCTAAGCCAACCAAACATGAATTACGAGCAATTATTTGGGCAAGTCATTTCAGAGCCTTATTTAGCTTTGACTGCTCAATTTATTTTTATCGTTCTTACTATTATCATCATTTCACGTGGCGTACAAAATGGCATTGAAAAAGCCAATAAATATATGTTCCCTGCCTTATTTGTTTTGTTTATCGTACTTATGGGGCGTGCATTAACATTACCAGGTGCATGGGAAGGAATCGTCTTTTTTTTAAAACCAGATGTGAGCAAAATTGAATCGACTACCATCTTAGCAGCGATGGGACAATCATTTTTTGCCCTAAGTCTTGGTGCATCTGCTATGGCTACCTATACATCCTATTTGGATAAATCGGTGAGTTTGACGCGATCCGCAGTTTCTATTGTGAGTCTCAACCTGCTCATATCATTATTGGCAGGCTTGGCCATCTTTCCAGCTGTTTTTGCACTTGGATTTACACCAACACAAGGTCCGGGATTACTTTTTCATGTGTTACCCGCTGTATTTAGCCATATACCACTAGGTGGACTTTTCCTGGCATGTTTCTTAGCACTCTTCTTTTTTGCTACGATTACATCTGCTTTTTCTCTTCTGGAGATTACTGTCGCTTCTCTGACGCGAAAAGACCCTAGTAAACGTCGACGTTATTCATGGATAGCGGGGATGGGAGTATTTGTTCTAGGGGTTCCATCTTGTCTGTCTTTTGGAATTTGGTCGGACAAATTGATTTATGGCAAAAGCATTTTCGATGTAGCGGATTATTTGGTTAGCAACTTGTTGTTACCATTAGGGGCTTTACTCATTGCCCTATTTGTTTCTACCAAAATGAAACGAGAATTATTACAGGATGAATTCGTTCGGGGTTCCAAACTGGCGACGAGATTCTTTGGAATTTGGTTTATTCTAGTGAGGTACGTGTTACCTTTCATGATTATTCTTGTGTTTTTGCATACATTGGGGGTTATTAGATTTTCCTGA
- a CDS encoding DUF4179 domain-containing protein, producing the protein MTCYDIGLIQAYIDGELSLDTRKKLIQHLDTCEECQKSLLEISKLNQWENLILDEECIHSTQEVKIDVEQAWKTFESHSQLKNVSDINHKIEKKKGMFTNMNKKSKRLVYTAAAVAGLFTTAMIPQVQAAAANIASYFSNVVLNDTVVNEGMVENDVTQDMTKNGQFTPISEKITDQGITVHFKELYVADQRISVHYTIEKDDGSLVPYEFDTTGLDLKSDGKVNGQQIQGTDGLPFELMAAGKKLDAVGVRDTEGVVTFVVFESNKESFNQPLTLDVDINRIGKAAGSWKGQIQIDPAKLKNKTN; encoded by the coding sequence ATGACTTGTTATGATATTGGGTTAATTCAAGCATATATAGATGGAGAACTTTCTCTTGATACAAGAAAGAAATTAATACAACATCTAGATACATGTGAAGAGTGTCAAAAATCATTACTAGAAATTAGTAAATTAAATCAATGGGAAAATTTGATACTTGATGAAGAGTGTATACATTCAACACAAGAAGTCAAGATTGATGTAGAACAAGCGTGGAAAACATTCGAAAGCCATTCCCAGTTAAAAAATGTGTCTGATATAAATCATAAAATAGAGAAGAAGAAAGGGATGTTTACAAACATGAATAAAAAATCAAAACGTTTAGTTTATACAGCAGCAGCAGTGGCAGGACTTTTTACAACAGCAATGATTCCACAAGTACAAGCTGCGGCTGCTAATATTGCCTCTTATTTTTCTAATGTAGTTTTAAATGATACGGTTGTAAATGAGGGAATGGTAGAAAATGATGTAACACAAGATATGACAAAAAATGGTCAATTTACGCCTATTAGTGAAAAGATAACTGATCAAGGTATTACTGTACATTTCAAAGAATTATATGTAGCAGATCAACGTATATCTGTTCATTATACAATTGAGAAAGATGATGGAAGTTTAGTACCGTATGAATTTGATACAACTGGATTAGATCTTAAAAGTGATGGAAAGGTAAACGGACAACAAATTCAAGGTACAGATGGTTTACCGTTTGAATTAATGGCAGCAGGAAAAAAATTAGACGCTGTAGGCGTTCGTGATACAGAGGGTGTCGTTACGTTTGTTGTATTTGAAAGTAATAAAGAATCTTTTAATCAACCACTTACGTTAGATGTAGATATAAATAGAATTGGAAAAGCAGCTGGATCTTGGAAAGGTCAAATTCAAATTGATCCTGCAAAATTAAAAAATAAAACAAATTAA
- a CDS encoding penicillin-binding protein 2, whose protein sequence is MDLRALNKRRSFLILIIISLLFGGLLLRLWWIQVAATNSFSPHNIDLVKAAVKQRQQSITLNSGRGEMTDRHGESLTGVKKNALIIFPLARGNAEVNEKIREVAEIVQSRESEIMKMIQNGKSPAPLRDFAGNIIELNEKQMKQINDLKIPGILSVAMTERYAPTGIAKQVIGYISQNPERVAQLYADDLRNGKIMLDTPLGSSGLERTFDRFLQGMQPSILSYYVDGQGNPLSGLDTRFSVEDNAFYPLTMKTTLDRQIQSFMEQAMDMAGIEDGAVVVLDVKSSDILSMASRPKFDPTKVNVAEGKWKNQALTQISPGSVYKTVVAAAALEDGVVSPSETFTCEGSYGKYGFSCWKKEGHGHLTMLEAFAESCNITFAEIAKRLGGERITKQAEKMGLTKQIGWQVDQLYKIENFKQLDGEEKGQVFAKGVSPNDEGVLIQTAIGQRDVQISPLQTANMMAMIARGGKAKEARLVSEIDYRNGSRFYQFPENDLSGVGLDKVTSQKLSRFLQEVVQEGTGSSLKDLPLSVAGKSGTAQVLYKGEPKVHQWFAGFTPVDRPRYAIVVVAKNQPTSGASKATQAFKLAIERLATFELRS, encoded by the coding sequence ATGGACCTGAGAGCGCTGAATAAACGGCGAAGCTTTCTCATCCTAATTATTATCAGTTTGCTATTCGGTGGGTTGCTATTGAGGCTTTGGTGGATTCAGGTAGCAGCGACCAATTCCTTTTCCCCCCACAATATTGATCTTGTCAAAGCAGCTGTTAAACAAAGGCAGCAATCGATTACGTTAAACAGTGGACGCGGCGAGATGACAGACCGTCATGGAGAATCACTTACGGGAGTAAAAAAAAATGCTCTCATTATTTTTCCGTTGGCTCGTGGGAACGCAGAGGTAAATGAGAAGATTAGAGAAGTAGCAGAAATCGTGCAAAGTAGAGAGTCTGAAATCATGAAAATGATTCAGAATGGAAAAAGTCCTGCCCCATTGCGTGATTTCGCGGGAAACATTATTGAGTTAAATGAAAAACAGATGAAGCAAATTAACGATCTGAAAATACCAGGTATTTTATCCGTTGCCATGACGGAGCGCTATGCACCAACAGGTATTGCCAAACAGGTGATCGGTTATATTAGTCAAAATCCTGAACGTGTTGCGCAATTATATGCAGATGATTTACGTAATGGAAAGATTATGTTAGATACCCCACTTGGCTCTTCTGGACTGGAACGGACCTTTGATCGATTTTTACAAGGCATGCAGCCTTCTATTCTATCTTATTATGTAGATGGTCAAGGAAATCCCTTGAGTGGATTGGATACACGATTTTCTGTAGAAGATAATGCTTTTTATCCGTTGACAATGAAGACGACATTGGATCGCCAAATACAGTCTTTTATGGAACAAGCAATGGATATGGCGGGAATAGAAGATGGAGCTGTCGTGGTGCTTGATGTGAAAAGTAGCGATATCCTGTCTATGGCTTCTCGTCCAAAGTTCGATCCAACAAAGGTAAATGTGGCGGAAGGAAAATGGAAAAATCAAGCTTTGACTCAGATTTCTCCAGGCTCAGTTTACAAAACGGTCGTAGCTGCGGCTGCATTAGAGGATGGGGTTGTATCTCCTAGTGAAACCTTTACCTGTGAAGGTAGCTACGGAAAATATGGATTCTCCTGCTGGAAAAAAGAAGGTCACGGGCATCTAACTATGTTGGAAGCCTTTGCCGAGTCATGTAATATTACCTTTGCAGAGATTGCCAAGCGTTTAGGTGGAGAACGGATTACTAAACAAGCGGAGAAGATGGGGCTAACCAAACAAATTGGTTGGCAGGTAGATCAATTGTATAAAATAGAAAATTTTAAGCAATTGGACGGGGAAGAGAAAGGGCAAGTATTTGCAAAAGGAGTATCTCCAAATGATGAGGGGGTCCTCATTCAAACCGCGATTGGCCAGCGTGATGTACAAATTTCTCCCCTACAGACAGCCAATATGATGGCCATGATTGCTCGGGGTGGCAAAGCAAAAGAAGCGCGTCTCGTATCAGAAATTGATTATCGGAATGGGAGTCGTTTTTATCAGTTTCCGGAAAATGATCTGTCTGGGGTAGGTTTGGACAAGGTTACTTCCCAAAAGCTTTCGCGTTTTCTACAAGAGGTTGTCCAAGAAGGCACAGGCAGCTCCTTGAAAGACCTGCCATTATCTGTCGCTGGAAAAAGTGGAACCGCACAGGTCTTATATAAAGGAGAGCCTAAGGTACATCAATGGTTTGCTGGATTTACCCCAGTTGATAGACCTCGATACGCTATTGTGGTAGTAGCTAAGAACCAACCAACATCTGGTGCAAGCAAAGCAACTCAAGCATTTAAACTAGCTATTGAGCGGCTTGCGACGTTTGAACTTCGATCTTAG
- a CDS encoding sigma-70 family RNA polymerase sigma factor has product MLTISEERHVSDVTFEDLFKQYYVYVVKQILWIIKKQTMAEELAQEVFLQLYRTDWKQIENLPGWLIKSSTYVAYNYLRSEKRHQARIDKEMQYQETRNDSSLDDQWIRKEEITKVQIVLRKMSDQDRTVLLMKFSGFQYKEIAQVLLIDLSSIGTLLVRAKTKFRKIYKQMEEV; this is encoded by the coding sequence ATGTTAACTATAAGTGAAGAGAGACATGTTTCGGATGTAACATTTGAAGATTTGTTTAAACAATACTATGTTTACGTTGTAAAACAGATATTATGGATTATCAAAAAACAAACTATGGCTGAAGAGTTAGCGCAAGAAGTATTTTTACAATTATATCGGACAGATTGGAAACAAATTGAAAACTTACCTGGATGGCTTATTAAATCTTCTACTTATGTAGCTTATAACTATTTACGTTCTGAAAAAAGACATCAGGCCAGAATAGATAAAGAAATGCAATATCAAGAAACACGAAATGATTCATCACTGGATGATCAATGGATACGAAAGGAGGAGATTACAAAGGTACAAATCGTTTTAAGAAAAATGAGCGATCAAGATCGAACTGTTTTATTAATGAAATTTTCCGGATTTCAGTATAAAGAAATTGCACAAGTACTTCTAATTGACCTATCTTCTATTGGAACATTATTGGTAAGAGCCAAAACAAAATTCCGCAAGATTTATAAACAGATGGAGGAGGTATAA
- a CDS encoding uridine kinase, whose product MGRPVLIGVAGGSGSGKTTVARELYRQFKDESVLMIEQDSYYKDQSYMTMDERVKTNYDHPFAFDNDLLLTHLHELLNYRAIEKPKYDFKEHTRAATTVNVQPADVIILEGMLILEDQRIRDMMDIKVFVDTDADVRIVRRIQRDIEERGRSLDSVVQQYLNVVRPMHLQFIEPTKRYANIIIPEGGYNKVALDLLSTKIHNILHDKNQCYFD is encoded by the coding sequence ATGGGTCGCCCCGTACTAATTGGGGTAGCCGGAGGAAGCGGGTCCGGTAAAACCACCGTTGCAAGAGAATTATACCGCCAGTTTAAAGACGAGAGTGTCTTGATGATTGAGCAGGATTCTTATTACAAGGATCAAAGCTACATGACAATGGATGAGCGAGTAAAAACCAATTACGACCATCCTTTTGCTTTTGATAATGATCTATTGCTAACACACCTCCATGAGCTACTCAACTATCGAGCAATCGAAAAACCGAAATATGATTTTAAGGAGCATACTAGAGCAGCAACGACGGTTAACGTCCAGCCAGCTGATGTTATTATCCTTGAAGGTATGTTGATCCTAGAAGACCAACGTATTCGCGACATGATGGATATTAAGGTGTTTGTTGATACAGACGCCGATGTACGTATCGTGAGACGCATTCAGCGCGATATTGAGGAGCGCGGACGCAGTTTAGATAGTGTTGTCCAACAATACTTAAATGTTGTTCGTCCGATGCATTTGCAATTCATCGAACCAACGAAACGCTATGCGAACATTATTATTCCGGAGGGTGGCTATAACAAGGTAGCACTTGATCTGCTCTCTACGAAGATTCACAATATCTTACATGATAAGAACCAATGCTATTTTGATTAA
- a CDS encoding LytR family transcriptional regulator: protein MNNKSNKYNKNSKFFKILSITMIVFTVLFAGTFLFKSLIKPPSIPQDNVNLNLDELAFLPPDGNSDDKFIGNGLQAPEGFTTEDRKEQFYTFLLVGLDEGINTDTIMVASYDGINKESNIISIPRDSKVNVKRNVKKINAAYPAGTLYGGGKEGGIEQLKREVKTIIGFIPDFYVSVDLDAFIKIVDAVGGVEVDVPLDMKYDDPTQDLHINLKQGKQHLDGESALLFARYRKGNNGHNIISDYQRIENQQVVIKAILDKLIKPENIVKIPKFIEIFTNSVDSDIKPENMLWFASQLNKIKGTEALSTYTLPTTGTSGLPMYYEYLDKDAIVELVKKTINPYKKDIEAHDLDIAGN, encoded by the coding sequence ATGAATAATAAAAGTAATAAATACAATAAAAATAGTAAATTTTTCAAGATATTATCTATAACCATGATTGTATTTACTGTCTTGTTTGCTGGAACATTTCTTTTTAAGAGTTTAATAAAGCCTCCAAGTATTCCACAAGACAATGTAAATCTTAATTTAGATGAACTTGCATTTCTACCGCCGGATGGCAATTCAGATGATAAGTTTATAGGCAATGGTTTGCAAGCCCCTGAGGGCTTTACAACTGAAGACAGAAAAGAACAATTTTATACTTTTCTATTAGTTGGCTTGGACGAAGGTATTAATACAGATACTATAATGGTAGCTTCTTATGATGGAATTAACAAAGAATCAAACATTATAAGTATTCCGCGTGACAGTAAGGTAAATGTTAAGCGTAACGTTAAGAAAATAAACGCCGCATATCCAGCTGGTACTCTATATGGAGGTGGAAAAGAGGGAGGTATTGAGCAGTTAAAAAGGGAGGTTAAAACAATAATAGGGTTTATTCCAGATTTTTATGTTAGCGTTGATCTTGATGCGTTTATTAAAATAGTGGACGCTGTTGGTGGAGTAGAGGTTGATGTACCATTAGATATGAAGTATGACGACCCAACACAGGATTTACATATTAATCTAAAGCAAGGAAAACAACACCTAGATGGTGAAAGTGCTCTATTATTTGCACGCTACAGAAAAGGTAATAATGGTCATAATATTATTAGTGATTATCAGCGTATTGAAAATCAACAGGTGGTAATCAAGGCCATACTTGATAAATTGATAAAACCAGAAAATATAGTAAAGATTCCTAAATTTATAGAAATATTTACTAATAGTGTAGATAGCGATATTAAACCAGAGAATATGTTATGGTTTGCAAGTCAGCTTAATAAAATCAAAGGAACAGAAGCGCTATCAACATATACTCTACCTACCACCGGTACAAGTGGTCTACCTATGTATTATGAATATCTGGACAAGGACGCAATTGTTGAACTTGTTAAAAAAACAATAAACCCTTATAAAAAGGATATTGAAGCACATGATTTAGACATTGCTGGAAATTAA